The following nucleotide sequence is from Candidatus Aegiribacteria sp..
TCGGGATCAAGCCGGACGAGCTTACAGTTACCAGGAATACACTGCGCTTGTAACTGATAACTGCGATGCCCCTGTATACACCGCATGGGACATGTTTGTGGGACACGGCGTTATTGGAGGTATCGTTATAAGCGGCAAGGCGCAGGGCGAGCATGCCGCTCTACTGGCCCTGAGAGTGCTGAATGGAGAATCAGCGGACGATATTCCGGTGCTGACGGAAAGTCCGAATGTTCCGATGTTCGATTACAAAGTGATGCGCCGCTTTGGAATTTCCGTTTCGGATCTTCCAGCCGGGAGAGTCGTTATAAACGAACCGATATCGCTATACTATCGGCACAAAACATTCATCTGGATGGCATCAACTTTCGTTCTGCTTCAGTTCTTCATGATACTCGCCCTGACAACAAATGTACTCAAACGAAGACGGGCGGAAGGTCGCCTGCGACAAAGCGAAGCACGCTATCGCGGTATAGTCGAGGATCAGACAGAACTCATCTGTCGTAATCTTCCTGATGGTACGCTAACATTCGTTAACGATGCTTACTGCCGCTATTTTAATCGGAGCCGTGATGAACTCATAGGGCAAAGTTTCATGCCTTTGATCCCCGATAACTACCATCGGATTGTAAAGGATTACTTCATGTCTCTGGGAAGCGAGAATCCTGTTGCCACTCATGAATACAGAATCGTTTTACCGGACGGCGAATCACGATGGAACCAGTGGACCAATAGGGCCATTCTCGATGACGAAGGACAAGTGGTTGAGTTCCAGGGGGCCGGACGCGATATAACCGAACGCAAGATGGCTGAAAAGGCGTTACGTGAAGCGGAGAAACGCTACCGAACACTTGTTGAACAAATGCCTGCTGTTACATATATCGCTGCACTTGATGATAAAAGCTCGACGACCTTCATCAGTCCGCAGATTGAATCATTCCTCGGTGTTTCACCGCAGGTCTACACGGACAATCCGAATTATTTGGATGAGCATCTGCATCCGGATGACCACGACCGTGTACTGGAAGAGATCGCGGTTTGTCATCAGACAGAAGAACCATTCTTATCCGAATATCGCATGATTTCGCAAACGGGTGATACAATCTGGTTCAGGGATGAAGCCATCATTATTAAAAGCGATAAAGGGATACCTCTGTTTATTCAGGGAATCATGACGAACATCACCGATCGCAAACATGCCGAGCAGGAGCAACTGAATCTTGAACGTCAGGTTTTGCATGCGCAAAAACTGGAAAGCCTTGGAATACTGGCCGGCGGTATTGCGCACGACTTCAACAATATGCTTACAGGTATCCTGGGCAATGCGGACCTTGCTCTATTCGATCTTCCCCCTGTGTCTCCGGTGCGCCAGAACATCAAGGACATTGAAACTGCGGCTAATCGAGCGGCCGAACTCTGTCAGCAGATGCTTGCCTATTCAGGAAAAGGACATTCTGTCATCGAGCAAGTCGATCTATCGGAGCTGGTTCGAGAGATGTTCCATATTCTGGAGGTCTCTATCAAGAAGAAAGTTACACTGAAGTACAAATTCCCTGACAATCCTGTCGTTATAATGGCCGACGCTACACAAATCCGGCAGGTAATCATGAATCTGATAACGAACGCATCGGACGCAATAGGTAACAAAAACGGTGTGATATCGATCTCCACGGGATTCATTCAATACAACAGCTCTTTTCTGTACGACAGGTACACGGATGAAAACCTGCAGGAAGGATTGTACGCTTTTCTTGAAGTGATAGATACCGGATGCGGAATGGATGAATCAATCAGGCAAAAACTGTTCGACCCGTTCTTCACAACGAAAGTTAACGGACGCGGATTGGGATTGTCTTCCGTTCAGGGCATCGTACGCGGACACAAGGGAGCACTCAAGGTCTACAGCGAACCCGGAAAAGGAACAACTTTCAGGATTCTCCTTCCTGCCTCCGACACTATCGAATTAATAAAACCTTTTACATCAGAAGACAGCGAGGAGGAGTGGAAAGGACACGGTACGGTTCTCCTTGCCGATGATGAGGAGACAGTGCGCAAGGTTGGCAGATATATGCTTGAACGGCTGGGTTTAAAAGTTATACTGGCTGTAGACGGCCATGATGCCGTAGAGATCTTTCGCGCAAGGCATAACGAGATCGATTGTGTACTTCTGGACCTGACTATGCCTAATATGGACGGTGAAGAAGCCTTTAAGGAGATGAAGAAAATCAGGAACGATGTCCGTGTAATTCTTTCCAGCGGCTACAGCGGACAGGAACTTTTAAAGCACTTCGCAGGCAAAGGACTTATCGGGTTTATCCAGAAACCATACGTTCTGAAGGTTCTTCAAAATGCTATTCGCGAAGGGATCGAAGGTAAAACGGAGTGAAGTAATCGAAAACTGTACACATCGAAGGGGCATATCGCCTTATTCCATAATAATTCAAGATTGCAGGTGTTTCAACCATCCTTTTGCGTTAATTCTGGTGAAAATCTCTTTCGCTCTGGAGTAACACTCCTTTAATCCGTCTTCGTTACCTGATTCCCCAAGCATCTGCCCTTTGTAATAAAGCGTGACTGCCAGATTGTAGTTATCATCAGATTCCTTGAAAATGACTTCGGATTCTTCGAAAGATTCAATCGATCTGTTCCAGTCGTGCATTCTTGAATGAAGTCTTCCAGCCAGTTGATGAGCAGCCGCCTTCAGATTCCTTCCAACTGATTCCTCTGGAGAATGGAGAATATCCGTTATACCTTCTTCCAGACCCTCAAGTCTATTCTCCTCGAAATCAAGCGACAGGATGCCGATATCTATTCCCTTTATCTGACTTGCTGCATCGATCTCAACAGCTATATCACGGGACTGCATATAGAATTTCCTGGCGGATTCAAGGTTGTTCATCATGAACAGTGTGTCACCTTCACTCATCATGCATTCCATTACGCCCCTGCGATCGCCTGTGTCATTCCTGATAATGAGCGAATCATTGATCAACTCGAGAGATACTTCATACTCGCCAAGAATCCGGTTTATATCACTCATGTTTGCCAGAATCGTGGATTCAGTTCTACGGTCACCGATTTCTCTTGAAATCGCCAATGAGCGGTTTAAATACTCCAGGGATTTGGAGTACTCACTAAAGTACTCGTATGCCTTACCTATGTTGTTAAGATTGGCTGTTATTGAATTCCGGTTACCGATCTTTTCGGTTATCTCAAGTGATTTTATGAAATATTCGAGAGCCTTCCTGTATTCGCAAAAGCCCCAATGTATAAGACCGCAGTTGTTGAGGCATGCCGCGTTCGTCTTGATGTCACCTATTCGCTCCGTTATTTCCAGCGAACGTTTGAAATAATCCATGGCCCTGTTATATTCCCCAAGATTCCAGTAAACAGCACCGATGTTGTTGAGTTTTGAGGGACTGACTGTTTCTTCGCCAGTTCCGTCAAGCATTACCATCGACCGTTCATAATATTCCACGGCATCATGGTATCTCCCCAGATGCCAGCAACTGAGACCGGAATTATTCAGGGCATCCGCCACTTTTCCATTGTTCTCTATTTCCTTTGAGATCTTTTCAGCCTCTTCAGCTGTTTCCAGAGCTCTGTTATATTCACCTATGTCAAGATATGGTTTACAAATATGCAGGAGACCATCAGCTTCAAGTTCTCTATCCGATATCCTGTCCGATTGCAATATCACTTCCTGAAGGTCGTGAATTGCCTGTTCGTTTTCCCCAAGAACACCCAGTGCTACCGCTCTGTTCATTGTACATTCAATCTTTTCCCTGCTCCATCGTGTCTCGTTTGTTCCGAAACACTCAATCGCCCTGTTGTAGTACTTGACAGCTTCTCTGTAAGCATACGAGTCCCTTGCTTTGTCGCCTGCTGAAATGCTGTGTTCTATCGCTGACGCCGTGTCCCCGCCCTTGTAAAAGTGCGTGGACAGATCCTCTACAACCTGCTCGACTTCTTCCTTGTGGATATCCAATTGCTTCTGGGCAATTGTCAAATGAAATCTCTTGCGCCTGGCTCCGTTTATTCCGTTGTACACCGTTTCTCTTATAACATCCTCTGGAAAGAAGAACCTTTCTCCGTCGTACTCCTTCAGAAGCCCTACTTTCAGCGCTTCGTCCATCAGGTCAAAAAGGTGGCCTTCGTTCCAGTCTGCAAGTTCCAGCATGAAACTAAAATCGAATTCCCGACCGATCACTGCAGCATGTTCTATGAGATCCGAAGCTTCAGCGGATATCATGTCCAGTTTTCTGTCTATCACATCTTTGATGGAATAAGGAATTCTGTCCACTCTGTCCGCGGAAAAAGTCCACTTGTCATTTCCCCAGTAAAGAGCGCCGCTCTCGTACAGGGTTTTCATCAGCTCTTCGATGAAAAATGGATTCCCTCCGGTTTGTTTGTAGATATATTCCGTAAGTTCGAGAGGTGGAATCCTGTCTATTATCAATGAGAGCATCCTGGATACATCAGCCTCTTTCAAAGGCTCAAGCGTAATCCTGCTGAACAGGCCTTCTCGGGACATATTATTCAGTATCCTCTGGAAACACTCCTTATCGGCCTCTTCAATCCGATAAATGAGAAGGAACAGTATCTTGCTGTCCCTGAATGCTCTGATAACGTAGTTAAGAAGTTCAAGCGATCCTTCATCCGCCCAGTGAATATTATCAATGGATATGATGATAGGACTGTTGGCAACCTGTTGTTCAAAGAGCCTTCTAACGCCCTCGAAAAGGCGGAACTTATCGACAATGAGTACTTCTTCGCCACTCTCGCCGATACTGTCCGATAACTCCGGAACGATCTTCGCAAGCTCAATTCTGTAAGTCCGGGGGATATCCTTGAGACACAATCCGCTATCAGTTCTTACCATCGAACGAACCAGCTCACGGAAGGGAAAATAGGGAATCGAATGGGTGGTAGCAGAGAGAATGCTTCCGAAAAACCGGTAAGACCCGAATCTCTCAGTATCGACGATTTCGCCGGCAAGCCTGGACTTGCCCACACCAATCTCACCACTTATGCAGAATGCCCCACCATGATTGTCTGAAGATGGTCCTGCGGAACGTATTACCTCGGAAAGCTCAACGCCTCGCCCGACAATCTCCTTCGTGGGAATTGCAAGATTACGTCTACCGCTGACCGGAACACCTACTCTATCACGACCATGTCTCTTAGCGCTGTAAAGACGCTGATCGGCAAT
It contains:
- a CDS encoding diguanylate cyclase; translation: MDDNIRKEYIDDLTGLFNRRYLNMKAREYFQINSREPSPTSILLIDLDHFKNVNDTYGHSMGDTVLNEFSSFLEELVRGNDSVFRYGGDEFVCILPQTAYEHAERISSRFIESCRVKEFSRVRLTLSIGIASFPHDGEEWTDLFNIADQRLYSAKRHGRDRVGVPVSGRRNLAIPTKEIVGRGVELSEVIRSAGPSSDNHGGAFCISGEIGVGKSRLAGEIVDTERFGSYRFFGSILSATTHSIPYFPFRELVRSMVRTDSGLCLKDIPRTYRIELAKIVPELSDSIGESGEEVLIVDKFRLFEGVRRLFEQQVANSPIIISIDNIHWADEGSLELLNYVIRAFRDSKILFLLIYRIEEADKECFQRILNNMSREGLFSRITLEPLKEADVSRMLSLIIDRIPPLELTEYIYKQTGGNPFFIEELMKTLYESGALYWGNDKWTFSADRVDRIPYSIKDVIDRKLDMISAEASDLIEHAAVIGREFDFSFMLELADWNEGHLFDLMDEALKVGLLKEYDGERFFFPEDVIRETVYNGINGARRKRFHLTIAQKQLDIHKEEVEQVVEDLSTHFYKGGDTASAIEHSISAGDKARDSYAYREAVKYYNRAIECFGTNETRWSREKIECTMNRAVALGVLGENEQAIHDLQEVILQSDRISDRELEADGLLHICKPYLDIGEYNRALETAEEAEKISKEIENNGKVADALNNSGLSCWHLGRYHDAVEYYERSMVMLDGTGEETVSPSKLNNIGAVYWNLGEYNRAMDYFKRSLEITERIGDIKTNAACLNNCGLIHWGFCEYRKALEYFIKSLEITEKIGNRNSITANLNNIGKAYEYFSEYSKSLEYLNRSLAISREIGDRRTESTILANMSDINRILGEYEVSLELINDSLIIRNDTGDRRGVMECMMSEGDTLFMMNNLESARKFYMQSRDIAVEIDAASQIKGIDIGILSLDFEENRLEGLEEGITDILHSPEESVGRNLKAAAHQLAGRLHSRMHDWNRSIESFEESEVIFKESDDNYNLAVTLYYKGQMLGESGNEDGLKECYSRAKEIFTRINAKGWLKHLQS
- a CDS encoding PAS domain S-box protein, which gives rise to MTSGLTRVTGSKSVLVLLFMLILIAVLSGRTAFASSAIHENDAPCILVLHSYHPGFIWTESISNGLCSILEENDSDLNLHIEYMDTKIFLPDSIFPKLEQLYRAKYENEHIDLIITTDDNALNFLLPRRDLLFPDVPIIFCGLNNYTESRIAGVREITGVAEAMDLAGTIELALDLHPDTRYVAVVNDNTPTGIWNLENFRNAAPEFTDRVEFIELLNLTTEELTESLNTLPDETVVLLLSFYRDQAGRAYSYQEYTALVTDNCDAPVYTAWDMFVGHGVIGGIVISGKAQGEHAALLALRVLNGESADDIPVLTESPNVPMFDYKVMRRFGISVSDLPAGRVVINEPISLYYRHKTFIWMASTFVLLQFFMILALTTNVLKRRRAEGRLRQSEARYRGIVEDQTELICRNLPDGTLTFVNDAYCRYFNRSRDELIGQSFMPLIPDNYHRIVKDYFMSLGSENPVATHEYRIVLPDGESRWNQWTNRAILDDEGQVVEFQGAGRDITERKMAEKALREAEKRYRTLVEQMPAVTYIAALDDKSSTTFISPQIESFLGVSPQVYTDNPNYLDEHLHPDDHDRVLEEIAVCHQTEEPFLSEYRMISQTGDTIWFRDEAIIIKSDKGIPLFIQGIMTNITDRKHAEQEQLNLERQVLHAQKLESLGILAGGIAHDFNNMLTGILGNADLALFDLPPVSPVRQNIKDIETAANRAAELCQQMLAYSGKGHSVIEQVDLSELVREMFHILEVSIKKKVTLKYKFPDNPVVIMADATQIRQVIMNLITNASDAIGNKNGVISISTGFIQYNSSFLYDRYTDENLQEGLYAFLEVIDTGCGMDESIRQKLFDPFFTTKVNGRGLGLSSVQGIVRGHKGALKVYSEPGKGTTFRILLPASDTIELIKPFTSEDSEEEWKGHGTVLLADDEETVRKVGRYMLERLGLKVILAVDGHDAVEIFRARHNEIDCVLLDLTMPNMDGEEAFKEMKKIRNDVRVILSSGYSGQELLKHFAGKGLIGFIQKPYVLKVLQNAIREGIEGKTE